One Cyclopterus lumpus isolate fCycLum1 chromosome 7, fCycLum1.pri, whole genome shotgun sequence DNA window includes the following coding sequences:
- the b3gnt7l gene encoding UDP-GlcNAc:betaGal beta-1,3-N-acetylglucosaminyltransferase 7, like, translating into MDHFPRRKRVGLLKPLLSLSLVFASFLMIHKLKLAEKDGVGAKHARDTSWCGSKCLPLKKGVVKNSLGSSEPPQRVSNGTPASWDAQVLNCSEDASVRTKDWFRRLDPRFHQFVLHRHCRYFPMLINHPEKCADGGVHLLMVVKSVIEQHDRREAVRKTWGREHAVDGKRIKTLFLLGSPTTGKDTKNLQKLIEYEDMVYGDILQWDFMDTFFNLTLKEVNFLKWFDIYCSGVQFIFKGDDDVFVNTHNLLQLIGFKVEERKDADLFVGDTISKAIPIRNRQSKYYIPKELYDKPYPPYAGGGGFLMSSQLARRLFVVSEDLELYPIDDVFLGMCLQKLRLAPEIHPGFRTFGITRRKVSPMNSEPCFYRNLIVVHKLSAQELLGMWSVVHSDALVCAQRTSM; encoded by the coding sequence ATGGATCACTTTCCCCGGAGGAAGCGGGTCGGTCTGCTGAAGCCCCTGCTGAGCCTGTCTCTTGTCTTCGCCTCGTTTCTCATGATCCACAAGCTGAAACTGGCAGAGAAGGACGGGGTGGGAGCTAAGCATGCGAGGGACACCAGCTGGTGCGGCTCCAAGTGTTTACCCCTCAAGAAGGGAGTCGTGAAAAACAGTTTGGGGAGTTCCGAACCTCCGCAGCGGGTCTCCAACGGGACTCCGGCTTCCTGGGACGCGCAGGTGCTCAACTGCAGCGAGGACGCGTCGGTGAGGACCAAGGACTGGTTCCGGCGCTTGGACCCGAGGTTCCACCAGTTCGTCCTGCACAGACACTGCCGGTACTTCCCCATGCTCATTAACCACCCGGAGAAATGCGCGGACGGAGGGGTGCACCTCCTCATGGTGGTCAAGTCCGTTATCGAGCAGCACGACCGGCGGGAGGCGGTGCGTAAAACCTGGGGCAGAGAGCACGCGGTGGATGGGAAGAGAATCAAAACGTTGTTTCTGTTGGGGAGCCCGACCACCGGCAAAGACACCAAGAACCTCCAGAAACTGATCGAGTACGAGGACATGGTCTACGGGGACATCCTCCAGTGGGACTTCATGGACACCTTCTTCAACCTGACCCTGAAGGAGGTCAACTTCCTCAAGTGGTTCGACATCTACTGCTCCGGCGTGCAGTTCATATTCAAGGGAGACGACGACGTGTTTGTGAACACGCACAACCTGCTGCAGCTCATCGGCTTCAAGGTGGAGGAGCGCAAGGACGCCGACTTGTTCGTGGGGGACACCATCTCCAAGGCGATCCCGATCCGAAACCGGCAAAGCAAGTACTACATCCCCAAAGAGCTGTACGATAAGCCGTATCCCCCATACGCCGGAGGCGGGGGGTTTCTGATGTCCTCCCAGCTGGCCCGGAGGCTCTTCGTGGTCTCGGAGGACCTGGAGTTGTACCCCATCGACGATGTGTTTTTGGGCATGTGCTTGCAGAAGCTTCGCCTGGCCCCGGAGATACACCCGGGCTTCAGGACCTTCGGCATCACCAGGCGCAAGGTGAGCCCCATGAACAGCGAGCCGTGCTTCTACAGGAACCTCATCGTGGTGCACAAACTGAGCGCGCAGGAGCTGCTCGGCATGTGGAGCGTGGTGCACAGCGACGCACTGGTCTGCGCCCAGAGGACGTCCATGTGA
- the c7h1orf174 gene encoding UPF0688 protein C1orf174 homolog isoform X2, protein MKSPKREMQPVAESSSVASSCGKADAPPERFSIISCECHQLAGRRRCSASPQLDGREGKENELRARLDELDSCGVSGVHDKRESEDMDCGETNKDIFPDDDSNQILPVEQFFGNLDAIQDFPHRSSETSARVQREHRRRHYYAPEDSDEEEAGLSRMKGGDRKDT, encoded by the exons ATGAAAAGTCCCAAGAGAGAGATGCAGCCAGTAGCAGAGAGCAGCTCAGTCGCCAGCAGCTGTGGTAAAGCGGACGCTCCTCCGGAGAGGTTTTCTATCATCAGCTGCGAATGCCACCAGCTTGCGGGCAGGAGGAGGTGCTCGGCGTCGCCGCAGCTCGATGGGCGGGAGGGCAAAGAGAACGAGCTGAGGGCGAGGCTGGACGAGCTGGACAGCTGCGGAGTGAGCGGCGTCCACGACAAACGGGAGTCTGAGGACATGGATTGCGGAGAAACCAACAAAGACATCTTCCCGGACGACGACAGCAATCAGATTCTTCCCGTGGAGCAGTTCTTTGGAAACTTGGACGCTATACAG GACTTCCCCCACAGGTCGTCGGAGACGTCTGCCCGTGTTCAAAGGGAGCACAGGAGACGACATTACTACGCACCAGAGGACAGCGACGAAGAGGAGGCGGGTCTTAGCAGAATGAAGGGCGGCGACAGAAAGGACACTTAG
- the c7h1orf174 gene encoding UPF0688 protein C1orf174 homolog isoform X1, translating to MPGQLDSLKPRKRKSSATKAPTTRRGCMKSPKREMQPVAESSSVASSCGKADAPPERFSIISCECHQLAGRRRCSASPQLDGREGKENELRARLDELDSCGVSGVHDKRESEDMDCGETNKDIFPDDDSNQILPVEQFFGNLDAIQDFPHRSSETSARVQREHRRRHYYAPEDSDEEEAGLSRMKGGDRKDT from the exons ATGCCTGGTCAACTTGACAGCTTGAAGCccagaaagaggaagagcagcgCCACAAAG GCTCCTACGACAAGAAGGGGATGTATGAAAAGTCCCAAGAGAGAGATGCAGCCAGTAGCAGAGAGCAGCTCAGTCGCCAGCAGCTGTGGTAAAGCGGACGCTCCTCCGGAGAGGTTTTCTATCATCAGCTGCGAATGCCACCAGCTTGCGGGCAGGAGGAGGTGCTCGGCGTCGCCGCAGCTCGATGGGCGGGAGGGCAAAGAGAACGAGCTGAGGGCGAGGCTGGACGAGCTGGACAGCTGCGGAGTGAGCGGCGTCCACGACAAACGGGAGTCTGAGGACATGGATTGCGGAGAAACCAACAAAGACATCTTCCCGGACGACGACAGCAATCAGATTCTTCCCGTGGAGCAGTTCTTTGGAAACTTGGACGCTATACAG GACTTCCCCCACAGGTCGTCGGAGACGTCTGCCCGTGTTCAAAGGGAGCACAGGAGACGACATTACTACGCACCAGAGGACAGCGACGAAGAGGAGGCGGGTCTTAGCAGAATGAAGGGCGGCGACAGAAAGGACACTTAG